AAAGTGGTAAACAAATGCCTTTTGACCAAATCATCTTAAATTTGTTGCCTTTTTACAAAAAGAAAGTAGAGCAAGAGAATTAAATTGTAGTGCAAAATGTCGTTCAAAACACTTTTAAAACAGCCGTTAAATAATatgaaaaggtttttttttttattttgatgtattgttattcaaatgcaaaaaaaataagaGAGGCGAAAGAGGCAttaaaactcacaagtcgaaataatataacaacgccatggcttcaAACATTATTCACCCTTATTATTATTTAACATGTAGGCTAAATTGATTTGAGGATTATATGCCCATGTGTTGTTTCACTGCGTAACATAGGAAAATCATTATTAGCACTGATTGGCAGTTCTAATAATGATTTTCctaagtatataaataaagagattaatataaaaaaaagcataaaCATGACATTTATCAGATCTTAAGGAACTTCCGGGAACAATAAACGCTACCCAAAATATTTATGGACGAACAAGTgagtaatatatatattcaaagagTTATCATGGAACTAATTGTTATTAAGATAGTGCGTTTTCTGTTAAATTCTTGTTTTAGGTTTATACAAAATCATGTTTTTCATGAAATGAAGTTTCTTTAAGTTATGTATGAAGGCAATGTATACAACAAGagatgtctattttttttttaaattactgtttttgaaaattttagactttaaaaatttcatattaaaCAGCCTTGGAAAAATAGTCATCGATATTAggttattatatttgtaaacaaaattgagtgttttattccatatttagGTACTTATGGATGGAGCAGATGGAATTTGGGCTAGTGTAATAAAAGAAGGCGCTGCCATGGGAAATGCGCCATCTATAGTTACAATACTTAATATGATTAGAATGGGAAACAAAAGAGTGctgaaaaagtttaattgcacATACCTGAGAAAAGCAGCAATTAACATGACCAGAATCACCACTGGAGTTGATCCCCACATCAAACAGCCTGTTTATGGTGCACGTGCTCTCGACTTCGTTTTTGATTTAAATGCTGAAGAATTTGATTTTGCCGAATTTTTCGAGGAACAAGCTCCTATTCGAATAACCACTCTTTCATCAGCGAAAATGGTCCAAACTAAGTTAGTCAATTATTTTGGCGAGAACGAAGACTTTACTATAGAGCGAGCCAATCTTATGAAGGAAGTCATGCTAGAAGATTTACGAGCGAACaggtttgtttacattttctatGAAGTATACAACACAGGTTGAAAGCAACTACTTCAAAAGTAAGTGCAAATGTGTTTGATACTGAAGATACATTTATCTCATCCGACAGACGATGTTGTTTTTTCTTAggccgcatttctttctaaccaactttttgtaaatgttgtgtcgcgtttgttgttgttttctaaacgctacaaaagtagaaacaaatacatcgtttaataagtctttacagaccctgtttgaactttcaataatgcatgcacatgttgttggtaaacagactttttacaaacgtagaaacaaatacttcgtttaatcaggttgaagtAAGAAACAAATttagcgtttgtactaacaatCGACAGACGACAAAGTGCAGACGCACTTTTATGgtttgcatagtttgtcaaagtttatgtaaaatttgcaaacgtatgtttgaaagaaatgatcaaaacatgtgcgcgcttagccgtttgcatcgtttgtgttagaaaaaaATGCACCCTTAGTATCATACATTCATTTCATATCTAGACTTGAAAATCTAGTGCTTGAAATTGTAACATGTTAAATTACTATGTGGAATGTACAGTAAAGTTGTGACCTGAAAGGTCTTTAGATTttgtatgtgtatatttttttccaattttatttatcaatttgcAGCAaagagtttgattttttttattttagtttcacAAGCTTGATTTAAATGCATAAAATCATCTCGATGAACAATGAATGTAACATATcgtgtttttataaataaaaatagggagatgcgatatgattgccaatgtgttAACTACCCATCAAATGTTAAATTCTAATAACAcaatttaaattaagaaaatattttctttaaaatttacgatTAGTCgattactgtttataaataatttttaatcaatatcTTCACCGGCATTGTTTTACTTATATTTCATGAAAAGGAGGGATTTTTCTATAATTCTCTTTTTCATCCCTTTATCCGCTATAGAGTCTTTGTAAAAGCTTTGTTTTGAAAACCTATTGGTTTAAATTTGAAACCCTTTTCCTTGTTTTCTTTTCATTGCACAATTGTAATCGACTTCACCATAGTTATAATTTTATGTACAATTTTATCAAAGCAAATAAATCCCAGAAATATAACCactttaattaaaaaagttaaataaattaaaattacgTTCGAAATGAAAAGTTACACGGTATAAATAAACCGCGAACACTGCTTCTGGACACCACCGAAAAAGACAAATTAATGTTCGGGATagtcctttttttatatttcattttttttttctattttcacaaGTACACTGacatgtttttataatatttaggAAAGAAGAGTATATGAGTAAATGTGGGTTAGCTGTTTTGTTCGACCGAGCTGGGGGAAAACTCACAGATGAAATAAGAGACGAAATCGCCAACGATCCAATGAAGACACCACATGGACAAAACCTACTTGAGGAAATCCGTGAAAGATGGGACGAATGGGACCTGAAAGATAAAGTTCAAGGTGATAACCTCCTGGATTTCGACTCCTTCTACAATGGTTTCATGGCCCCTTATTTTGCCTGTTACAGATGTAACGATACTAAAAAAGCGTTGCAGGCCCTCGATATGGATAGCGACAACTCCGTTGATTGGTCGGAATTCTGCGTCTTTTTGAAATGGGCAATGAAGCAATATCCTAAAACAATTCTTACTGCAGATGATTTACTCGAAGTGGCTTTCCGAAAAGGGTTAATTCCTTGTATGAGAGATGAAATGGTTGGCAAAAAGTAAAAACGAAAACAATATTATATCTTTAAACCAACAGCAACTTATATTTGTAATAAACCGCGTATATATCCATACAATGCATCTGCTTTCAACTGCTAATAGTATATTGATGTCTATTATGTGTacacaaatgtgattattttaaCAATGTAGAGATATAACATGCATCTGTTTATGGTGAGAAAACTGTttgttatttaaagaatatatcagaaaaatatatgcaaaaagTGAATTTGACATcctaaataaacaaattaatgtaaCCAATTGTTCGCATGGAGACATTTCTGCAATAGTTTTATTGTATTTAGATTTGCATATTTAATATATTACCTTAATTTTGAATAAAGATGATGTGTATTTCGTTTGTTCTGCCAATACGGTattgaatttcaaaaaatgaaacaaagtaaAGGTTTTTTGTTGCACATCAGTACGTGTTTCTGTTAGTTCTTTGCTATAGTTGGTGTGTTTACCTTgatgttttagtttgtaacccggatttattttatctcaatcgatttatgactgtcgaacagcggtatactactgttgcattttttTAACGAGCTTGTTACATATGTACTCGTACAGAtgtcacttgtttagacgtacttatatttttttgtgaGACTGAATCTAACGATCATTTAGAATAGACACTTTATCtaatcttcaacttcgtactttatttggcctttttaacttttttggattcgagcgtcactgatgagtcttttgtagacgaaacgcgcgtctggcgtatatattaaatttagtcctggtatctatgatgagtttatctacagtCTATCCCATCTTCCTGCTACATACATCATACATCTATATTCTACTGACGATGAAAGGTAACCCTAGGGTacatagaaaacatttttttttctgccaAGATTTCAGGTTAATTACTAAATTAAACGATACTTACCTTGGTTAATGTTGAAGTTTAATTTGAATTATATGTAGTGATAGAATAACTGACGTGATTAGTAGAGAAGCACTGCACAACAGCAACCTCAgtttttaaatgtacatttgttTGATGATGAAAGCCAAATGGGTCTCTTGCAATACCATAAGCCGTAAACAACACAGATGTAGGAAGGGTGGCGGCATCTGATCACTTCAGGTGGGGACACCTGTTACAACACGATCAAATGGGGACTTCTTTCGTGTTGGTTTTGTGTTTAGTTTGATATCAGATTTGCTTACAAAAgaacttagggagctaccatttgatttttagggggggggggggggggggctaggatgaaatttgaaaaaaataggcaggacaggagttttgagttaaaaaaaaaggcaggatgagacacttgcaaaaaaaaaaagtcaggatatacaaaaaaaaaaggcaggaccgaacaagagtgaaaaataaaaatgcaggacagagattacagctaaaaaaaaatgcaggacaaaatttttcatcccagtccccccctccccccaccccataaaaatcaaatggtagctcccttattatAATTGCATGTAACAGTTGGTAGCTGAATAATGTCCTTTAGATGACATAAATTCAGTGAACTAAATGGGGACACACAAACTATACACAAATGTATGATATCAGCTATTGATTTTTGAGACCTAAATTGACATACATTTAACGCAGACCCCGAAGAGGACTCCAATACACAATTTCATTTGCTCAATATTAAAACAGAGTAACAGGAGATaattacaaataaagcaaaaactTGTTTATATACctgttatttgtaattttatgatTGCAGGATCAAAACATATGTTATACACTTTATGTTTGAAGTTTTGTTgggtttttgttacaaaattCATACTTACAAAAATGTACCTCTTACACTCATGCCTCAACAGCTTATTTCCTATCATAACCAAGATAATAAACACCTCAATGGCAGAATCGCATTTTCCAGCATTTAACAAGGAAGCAGTTTTAATACcttttgttgaaaaaacacgGTTTTGACGttgataagttaaaaaaaaactattgtccCGCTCAGAACTTGCCTTTTATGGCAAAAATCTGGTTAAAGGTGAATGAAACTCGGTTCGAATAGCATCTTGAAGCAAACTCACTTTTCGACAACATGCATGCAGCATATCGTGTCTGTCATTCAAAAGAAAGAGCTCTACTTAGATATAGCATTGGAACTTGATAATAAGTTAATAACAGTTGTGCGGTACTTGTTATGCTCGATCTATCCGCTGCATTCAACATATCGACCACCCATCCAACATCAATCAGTGAGAATACTCTTACGGCATAACAGGCTCAGCGCTGTCATGAATGAGATCATATCTTGGTAGTCAAACTCAACGTGTTGCAATTAGCTCCATATTGTCAGATATAATCAACAATAAGGTAGATCATAGGTATATGTTCCTAaagatagaattttcttatacttttccaaaatgaagattttactatgctcttttcaaaaatataataaaacagataggtcaccgtgctatttttcaacctatgaatcgttgaaaattgcctacaTTTGCTTAGAATGATCATGAACAAACACATTTTagtgcataaaaagaaatctataaatagaatttataaataaattgtgagaagataggttttataatatactttgaaaatataaaaataaaaacggtGTCACCGAAAtgggggttttttttttgctacaaGTAAAACTTAAAAAATCCCTATGAGtccagtattatttttttttactaaaagagttatctcgcCTCACATGGCTCAGTTGAACAACTTGATTCTAAAACACAAATGTttggtatttgtttaaatattttggataatgcAATAAATAAGCAAGTTTTCTTCATATAAATATACAGTCTAACCAATACAACTGCACATCTGTCTAAACatttgctgatttgggcaaataactagactgaTTGTGTACTGCGATAATCTTAGATGGCGGtatataccatgaatctaccttaaatatTGCGTTCCGCAAGGTTCGGTATTGGGACCACGcttgtattgtatttttacaaAACCGATCAGTAAAATATGTCTGCGACACAACTTAAGCTATCATGGGTATGCTGGTGACACCCAGGTCTACCTAGTTACAAAACCACTCGATATTTGGGACAACATATTGTCACGTTTAGAGACTTGTTTTGTTGACATAAGTAAATGGATGTGCTTAAACATGCTGAAACTGAACCAAGACAAAATGGAACTGATATTATTTACACCAAAAACTCGTGTGAAGGAATTTTCGACTTGTCATCTATCATTTGATGGATCAATAGTAAGCAATGTACCTGTGGTCAAAAACCTTGATGTTTATATTGATACAACATTAAGCATGGAAAAGCAAGTCAAATCCGTCACAAAGTCGTGCTACTTCCAAATTCGAAACATTAGTCGAATTCGGCGATATATCACCGAGGGTGTCTGTAAAACTTAGTCTTGTCATGTCCCTAGACTACGGAAACGCTAGGTGCTATATATAGCGAAAACTAGCATTCCCCGGCCATTGACAGcgttatttttgtgaagcccaggtggtcgtgtggtctagcgggtcggatacagtgcaggcgatttggtgtcacgatatctcagtagcataaGTTCGAATACCGGAGAGGGAAGAataaaaaatttgcgaaagcaaatttacagatcttacattgttgggttgatatttagacgagttgtatatacatatattgtaaataatacaagTATAAAGCTTTCAGTAGATATCATGAGATAAATAGTAAAAACACGactgatttcaaaaataaaaccaTTCACAATGCCATTGtag
This genomic window from Mytilus galloprovincialis chromosome 9, xbMytGall1.hap1.1, whole genome shotgun sequence contains:
- the LOC143044620 gene encoding uncharacterized protein LOC143044620 isoform X1, with the translated sequence MYQSYLSKLKIKKMAREACNSQFKNLAKVYEQDVAESIKKYEVLKDLDLFVLDNSIRESTVGQLRGHTIENKWKVYDEVKKCGFKHTIVASFNHSTRVDDVFIKQLIDKGEDRTGLWAFSEITEAIKKKVPDTESIPVGLRKMKEAGLYNVIFEIDLGDSTYDFDRFTIKEMCALLKKWVDWVFKNLSTEAKVFVSFRDLPDAMPTDSERVFEVTDFLCKLPLFGLMFEEPRGQSLPEECGAWAKHIRKVMNANNFKGHLLVHVHEKFGYCNAVALQVLMDGADGIWASVIKEGAAMGNAPSIVTILNMIRMGNKRVLKKFNCTYLRKAAINMTRITTGVDPHIKQPVYGARALDFVFDLNAEEFDFAEFFEEQAPIRITTLSSAKMVQTKLVNYFGENEDFTIERANLMKEVMLEDLRANRKEEYMSKCGLAVLFDRAGGKLTDEIRDEIANDPMKTPHGQNLLEEIRERWDEWDLKDKVQGDNLLDFDSFYNGFMAPYFACYRCNDTKKALQALDMDSDNSVDWSEFCVFLKWAMKQYPKTILTADDLLEVAFRKGLIPCMRDEMVGKK
- the LOC143044620 gene encoding uncharacterized protein LOC143044620 isoform X2 encodes the protein MAREACNSQFKNLAKVYEQDVAESIKKYEVLKDLDLFVLDNSIRESTVGQLRGHTIENKWKVYDEVKKCGFKHTIVASFNHSTRVDDVFIKQLIDKGEDRTGLWAFSEITEAIKKKVPDTESIPVGLRKMKEAGLYNVIFEIDLGDSTYDFDRFTIKEMCALLKKWVDWVFKNLSTEAKVFVSFRDLPDAMPTDSERVFEVTDFLCKLPLFGLMFEEPRGQSLPEECGAWAKHIRKVMNANNFKGHLLVHVHEKFGYCNAVALQVLMDGADGIWASVIKEGAAMGNAPSIVTILNMIRMGNKRVLKKFNCTYLRKAAINMTRITTGVDPHIKQPVYGARALDFVFDLNAEEFDFAEFFEEQAPIRITTLSSAKMVQTKLVNYFGENEDFTIERANLMKEVMLEDLRANRKEEYMSKCGLAVLFDRAGGKLTDEIRDEIANDPMKTPHGQNLLEEIRERWDEWDLKDKVQGDNLLDFDSFYNGFMAPYFACYRCNDTKKALQALDMDSDNSVDWSEFCVFLKWAMKQYPKTILTADDLLEVAFRKGLIPCMRDEMVGKK